A genome region from Cucumis sativus cultivar 9930 chromosome 4, Cucumber_9930_V3, whole genome shotgun sequence includes the following:
- the LOC101209529 gene encoding glutaredoxin-C6, translated as MQGLRRCSNDLLHLDLSPPPSTTPSPASLSIDVAESADTRIRRLISEHPVIIFSRTSCCMCHVMKKLLATIGVHPTVIELEDDEIHALASFSSTTTATPAVFIGGAFLGGLESLVALHLSGHLVPKLVEVGALWV; from the coding sequence ATGCAAGGCCTCCGTCGCTGCTCCAACGACCTCCTCCACCTCGACTTATCTCCCCCGCCCTCTACCACCCCCTCCCCTGCCTCTCTCTCCATCGACGTCGCCGAATCCGCCGACACCCGTATTCGCCGCCTCATCTCCGAACATCCCGTCATCATTTTCAGCCGTACTTCTTGCTGCATGTGCCACGTCATGAAGAAACTCCTCGCCACCATCGGCGTCCACCCCACCGTCATCGAATTAGAAGACGACGAGATCCACGCTCTCGCTTCTTtctcctccaccaccaccGCTACTCCCGCTGTCTTCATCGGTGGGGCCTTCCTCGGCGGGCTTGAATCCCTCGTCGCTCTCCACCTCAGCGGTCATCTCGTTCCCAAGCTCGTCGAAGTAGGCGCTCTCTGGGTATGA
- the LOC101209772 gene encoding cytochrome P450 711A1 produces MDNFFQSMVASVPMGVGTILFTTFCLVGGGLVYFYGPYWGVRRVPGPPAIPLVGHLPLLAKYGPDVFSVFASQYGPIFRFHMGRQPLIIIADPELCKEVGIKKFKDIPNRSVPSPISASPLHQKGLFFTRDARWSTMRNTILSVYQPSHLMRLIPTMQSIIETATQNLHSSVEEDIPFSNLSLKLTTDVIGTAAFGVNFGLSNPHATKTTNDQDSKNDEVSDFINQHIYSTTQLKMDLSGSFSIILGLLVPILQEPFRQVLKRIPFTMDWKVDRTNQKLSGRLNEIVDKRMKCNDRGSKDFLSLILRARESETVSRNVFTPDYISAVTYEHLLAGSATTAFTLSSVVYLVAGHPEVEKKLLEEIDNFGPSDQIPTANDLQQKFPYLDQVIKESMRFYTVSPLVARETSKDVEIGGYLLPKGTWVWLALGVLAKDPKNFPEPDKFKPERFDPNEEEEKRRHPYALIPFGIGPRACIGQKFALQELKLSLIHLYRKFVFRHSLSMEQPLELEYGVILNFKSGVKLRVINRK; encoded by the exons AtggacaatttttttcaatcaatgGTAGCGAGTGTGCCTATGGGAGTGGGTACAATATTGTTCACGACGTTTTGCCTCGTAGGAGGGGGTTTGGTTTATTTCTATGGACCGTACTGGGGAGTGAGAAGGGTGCCTGGTCCACCAGCTATTCCGCTGGTCGGACATCTTCCCTTGCTGGCTAAGTACGGCCCAGACGTTTTCTCTGTCTTCGCCTCCCAATATGGTCCTATCTTCAG GTTCCACATGGGTAGGCAGCCATTGATAATTATAGCAGACCCTGAGCTTTGTAAAGAAGTTGGTATCAAGAAATTCAAGGACATCCCAAACAGAAGTGTCCCTTCTCCAATATCAGCTTCCCCGCTTCATCAGAAAGGTCTTTTCTTCACAAG GGATGCAAGATGGTCGACAATGCGAAACACAATCCTCTCAGTCTATCAGCCCTCTCATCTAATGAGATTAATACCTACTATGCAATCAATCATCGAAACTGCAACTCAAAATCTCCATTCCTCTGTCGAGGAAGATATCCCTTTCTCTAATCTCTCCCTCAAATTGACCACCGATGTTATTGGAACAGCAGCCTTCGGTGTCAACTTTGGGCTCTCTAATCCACATGCTACCAAAACCACCAATGACCAAGACAGTAAAAATGATGAAGTTTCGGACTTCATCAATCAACATATCTACTCCACAACGCAGCTCAAGATGGATTTATCGGGTTCCTTCTCAATCATTTTGGGACTACTTGTCCCCATACTCCAAGAGCCATTTAGACAAGTCCTGAAGAGAATACCATTCACCATGGACTGGAAAGTTGACCGGACAAATCAGAAGTTGAGTGGTAGGCTTAATGAGATTGTGGACAAGAGAATGAAGTGTAACGATCGAGGTTCAAAAGATTTCTTATCACTCATTTTGAGAGCAAGAGAGTCAGAGACGGTATCAAGGAATGTCTTCACTCCAGACTACATCAGTGCAGTCACGTACGAACACCTACTTGCTGGGTCAGCTACCACAGCATTCACGTTGTCTTCTGTTGTATATTTAGTTGCTGGACATCCAGAAGTCGAGAAGAAGTTGCTTGAAGAGATTGACAACTTTGGTCCATCAGATCAGATACCAACAGCTAATGATCTTCAACAGAAGTTTCCATATCTTGATCAG GTGATTAAAGAGTCTATGAGATTCTACACTGTTTCCCCTCTAGTAGCTAGAGAGACATCTAAAGATGTGGAGATTGGTGGATATCTTCTTCCAAAG GGGACATGGGTTTGGTTAGCACTTGGAGTTCTTGCCAAGGATCCAAAGAACTTTCCAGAACCAGATAAATTTAAGCCAGAAAGGTTTGATCCAAATGAGGAAGAGGAGAAACGAAGGCATCCCTATGCTTTAATCCCATTTGGAATTGGTCCTCGAGCATGCATTGGTCAAAAATTTGCCCTTCAGGAATTGAAGCTCTCTTTGATTCATTTGTATAGGAAGTTTGTATTTCGGCACTCCCTCTCCATGGAACAACCTCTTGAACTTGAGTATGGTGTCATTCTCAACTTCAAAAGTGGTGTCAAGCTCAGAGTGATCAACCGTAAATAG